The following proteins come from a genomic window of Heyndrickxia acidicola:
- the rpmB gene encoding 50S ribosomal protein L28 produces MPKQCVITGRKTRSGNSRSHAMNANKRTWGANLQKVRILVDGKPKRVWVSARALKSGKVERV; encoded by the coding sequence ATGCCAAAACAATGCGTAATTACTGGCCGTAAAACTCGTTCAGGTAATTCTCGTTCCCACGCGATGAACGCTAACAAGCGTACTTGGGGAGCAAACCTTCAAAAAGTTCGCATTCTTGTAGACGGTAAGCCTAAGCGTGTCTGGGTTTCTGCAAGAGCTTTAAAATCGGGTAAAGTTGAACGTGTATAA
- a CDS encoding DAK2 domain-containing protein, translated as MVMTSLDGKRFAEMVIKGANNLSANAKTVDALNVFPVPDGDTGTNMNLTMTSGAKEVQKNVQEHIGAVALSLSKGLLMGARGNSGVILSQIFRGFAKAIETKSSISSIEFASAYESGVETAYKAVMKPVEGTILTVAKDSAKKGVQESKKQSDIVSLMELIVKEANASLNRTPDLLPVLKEVGVVDSGGQGLVYILEGFLAELKGTALSDSAYQMPKMDELVNAEHHKNVQGFMKTEDIKFGYCTEFMVKFEKEKLKGNSFNEESFRNDLSQYGDSLLVISDDELAKVHIHSEEPGKVLTYGQQYGSLINMKIENMRQQHTNIVGETHNQLEEQPSSKKEQEYGIVTVTMGQGVAELFKSIGADVVIEGGQTMNPSTENIVNAIEKTNAKKVIVLPNNKNIIMAAEQAAEVSSKDVIVIPSKTVPQGMSAMLAFNPQSSFEVNNEAMNEALGKVKSGQVTYAVRETTIDGIAISKGDYMGIQEGKIVCTNLDLITVSQELLQKMLDEDTEILTILYGEGVTSEQVKTLQGFISEQYEDVEIEIHDGKQPLYSFIFAVE; from the coding sequence GTGGTTATGACATCATTAGATGGAAAACGATTCGCCGAAATGGTGATTAAAGGTGCCAATAACCTGTCGGCCAATGCAAAAACGGTAGATGCCCTTAATGTTTTTCCCGTTCCGGATGGCGATACTGGGACAAACATGAATTTAACCATGACTTCAGGTGCGAAAGAAGTCCAAAAAAATGTTCAGGAACACATTGGCGCTGTAGCGCTTTCGCTGTCAAAAGGATTATTAATGGGGGCACGGGGCAACTCGGGTGTTATCCTATCGCAGATCTTCAGAGGATTTGCGAAAGCAATTGAAACGAAGTCTTCCATCTCAAGCATCGAATTTGCATCTGCGTATGAATCAGGTGTAGAAACTGCCTATAAGGCTGTTATGAAACCGGTAGAGGGAACGATTTTGACAGTTGCTAAGGATTCAGCCAAAAAAGGAGTTCAGGAATCTAAAAAGCAGTCCGACATTGTGTCCCTTATGGAACTGATTGTGAAAGAAGCCAATGCTTCATTGAATAGAACACCAGATTTATTGCCTGTTTTAAAAGAAGTGGGTGTAGTCGATAGCGGTGGGCAGGGACTTGTTTATATTTTAGAGGGATTTTTAGCTGAATTAAAGGGGACGGCCCTTTCGGATTCAGCATATCAAATGCCTAAAATGGATGAGCTTGTCAATGCCGAACATCATAAAAACGTCCAGGGCTTTATGAAAACGGAAGATATTAAATTCGGTTACTGTACCGAATTCATGGTGAAATTTGAAAAAGAAAAATTAAAAGGTAATTCTTTTAATGAAGAAAGCTTCCGTAACGACCTAAGTCAATACGGTGACTCCTTATTGGTCATTTCGGATGATGAACTTGCAAAAGTTCATATTCATTCTGAAGAACCTGGCAAAGTGCTTACCTATGGGCAGCAGTATGGCAGTCTTATCAATATGAAAATTGAAAACATGAGGCAGCAGCATACTAATATTGTGGGTGAAACCCATAACCAGCTTGAGGAACAGCCTTCCAGTAAAAAAGAACAGGAATATGGCATCGTAACCGTAACAATGGGCCAGGGAGTAGCTGAGCTTTTTAAAAGCATTGGAGCTGACGTGGTCATTGAAGGCGGTCAAACGATGAATCCAAGCACAGAAAATATTGTGAATGCTATCGAAAAGACCAATGCCAAGAAAGTAATTGTTTTGCCTAACAATAAAAATATTATTATGGCGGCAGAACAGGCAGCTGAAGTGTCCAGCAAAGATGTGATCGTGATTCCGTCCAAAACGGTTCCTCAGGGGATGTCTGCCATGCTTGCCTTTAATCCGCAAAGCTCCTTTGAAGTGAATAATGAAGCAATGAATGAAGCCTTGGGAAAGGTGAAATCCGGTCAGGTTACGTACGCTGTGCGTGAAACAACAATAGACGGAATTGCCATTTCCAAGGGCGATTATATGGGGATTCAAGAGGGGAAAATTGTTTGTACAAATCTTGATTTAATCACCGTTTCTCAGGAATTATTGCAAAAAATGCTTGATGAGGACACCGAAATATTGACTATTTTATACGGGGAAGGCGTTACAAGTGAGCAAGTGAAAACCCTTCAGGGCTTTATAAGTGAACAATATGAAGATGTTGAAATTGAAATTCATGACGGAAAACAGCCGTTGTATTCATTCATTTTTGCGGTTGAATAA
- the sdaAA gene encoding L-serine ammonia-lyase, iron-sulfur-dependent, subunit alpha, producing the protein MFRNVAELIALAESQNKKISDIMIEQEVEFTGKTKEEILSRMDENLRVMEEAVEKGLQGVRSHSGLTGGDAVLMQRYIEKGNFLSGETILDAVSKAVATNEVNAAMGTICATPTAGSAGVVPGTLFAVKKKLNPTREQMIHFLFTSGAFGFVVANNASISGAAGGCQAEVGSAAGMAAAAIVEMAGGTPSQCAEAMAITLKNMLGLVCDPVAGLVEVPCVKRNAMGAANAMVAADMALAGITSRIPCDEVIDAMFKIGQSMPSALRETAQGGLADTPTGRRLEAKIFGMPLK; encoded by the coding sequence GTGTTTCGCAACGTAGCTGAATTAATTGCATTAGCTGAAAGTCAAAATAAAAAAATATCCGATATTATGATTGAACAGGAAGTAGAATTTACGGGGAAAACTAAAGAAGAGATTCTCAGCAGGATGGATGAAAATTTAAGGGTAATGGAAGAAGCAGTTGAAAAAGGGTTGCAGGGAGTCAGGTCCCACTCAGGTCTAACGGGCGGAGATGCCGTCTTAATGCAGCGATATATTGAAAAAGGGAATTTCCTGTCAGGAGAAACCATATTGGATGCTGTCAGTAAAGCAGTGGCAACGAATGAAGTAAATGCTGCAATGGGAACCATTTGTGCAACCCCGACCGCGGGATCTGCAGGGGTCGTTCCAGGCACATTATTTGCGGTGAAGAAAAAACTGAATCCTACTCGCGAGCAAATGATTCATTTTCTTTTTACATCTGGCGCATTTGGATTCGTAGTGGCAAACAACGCCTCTATCTCCGGAGCTGCCGGAGGCTGCCAGGCAGAGGTTGGATCAGCAGCTGGCATGGCTGCCGCAGCCATTGTTGAAATGGCAGGCGGCACACCCTCTCAATGTGCAGAAGCCATGGCTATTACACTAAAGAATATGCTCGGTCTTGTATGTGATCCCGTTGCTGGACTGGTAGAAGTACCATGTGTGAAAAGAAACGCAATGGGAGCAGCAAATGCAATGGTTGCTGCAGATATGGCGCTTGCCGGCATCACTAGCAGAATTCCTTGTGATGAAGTTATTGATGCGATGTTTAAAATTGGCCAAAGCATGCCTTCTGCCTTAAGAGAAACTGCTCAAGGAGGGTTGGCGGACACTCCGACAGGTCGCAGGCTTGAAGCAAAGATCTTCGGTATGCCGCTGAAGTAA
- a CDS encoding acyl carrier protein: protein MAEVLERVTKIIVDRLGVEESKVTLEANFKDDLGADSLDVVELVMELEDEFDMEISDDDAEKIATVGDAVNYIQSKQ, encoded by the coding sequence ATGGCAGAAGTATTAGAACGTGTAACAAAAATCATTGTTGACCGTCTTGGTGTAGAAGAGTCTAAGGTAACTTTAGAAGCGAATTTTAAGGATGACCTTGGGGCAGATTCCCTTGACGTAGTTGAACTTGTCATGGAATTAGAAGATGAGTTTGATATGGAGATTTCAGACGATGATGCTGAAAAAATCGCTACAGTGGGAGACGCTGTGAATTACATACAAAGTAAGCAATAA
- the fabG gene encoding 3-oxoacyl-[acyl-carrier-protein] reductase, whose translation MKLEGKVAIVTGASRGIGREIAIQFAREGADVVVNFAGSEAKANEVVQEIMELGRQAIAVQCNVGNAEDVQNMIKETIDHFGKVDILVNNAGITRDNLLMRMKEDEWDDVINTNLKGVFLCTKAVTRQMMKQRSGKIINVASIVAISGNPGQANYVAAKSGVIGLTKTTAKELSTRGITVNAIAPGFITTDMTGELTEEIQSEMLKQIPLGRFGNPEDVAKVAVFLASNDANYMTGQTLHVDGGMVM comes from the coding sequence ATGAAACTAGAAGGAAAAGTAGCCATCGTGACAGGAGCATCCAGAGGAATAGGGCGTGAAATTGCGATTCAATTTGCAAGAGAAGGTGCGGACGTTGTCGTGAATTTCGCCGGAAGCGAAGCAAAGGCGAACGAGGTTGTTCAGGAAATTATGGAGCTTGGCCGCCAGGCGATTGCTGTCCAATGCAATGTTGGTAATGCTGAAGATGTCCAAAATATGATCAAAGAAACGATTGACCATTTTGGCAAGGTCGATATTCTGGTGAATAATGCAGGCATTACGAGAGATAATTTGTTAATGAGAATGAAGGAAGACGAATGGGATGATGTCATCAATACGAATTTAAAGGGCGTCTTCCTATGCACTAAGGCCGTTACACGCCAGATGATGAAGCAACGATCCGGCAAGATTATTAATGTGGCGTCCATTGTTGCGATCAGCGGTAATCCTGGACAAGCCAACTATGTTGCAGCAAAATCGGGTGTTATTGGATTAACTAAAACAACCGCTAAGGAACTTTCTACTCGTGGAATTACCGTAAATGCCATAGCGCCAGGTTTTATTACAACAGATATGACAGGAGAACTGACAGAAGAAATTCAATCAGAAATGCTAAAGCAAATACCTCTGGGCCGCTTTGGCAATCCAGAAGATGTAGCAAAAGTAGCGGTATTCCTGGCGTCTAATGATGCCAATTATATGACAGGACAAACGTTGCATGTTGACGGCGGAATGGTGATGTAA
- the rnc gene encoding ribonuclease III: MRKTNKLFERKTVARTDEKFKIFQERIGYTFTNTKLLKQAFTHSSYVNEHRKKPYEDNERLEFLGDAVLELTVSQFLYKKYPLMSEGELTKLRAAIVCEPSLVTFANELKFGDVVMLGKGEEMTGGRMRPALLADVFEAFIGALFLDQGLDTVIGFLEKVVFPKVDAGAFSHVMDFKSQLQEFVQKDGAGMLEYVVLHERGPAHSREFVSRVTLNGLELGEGAGRSKKEAEQHAAQIALSKLKEKQ, translated from the coding sequence ATGCGTAAAACAAACAAACTCTTTGAGAGAAAGACTGTCGCCAGGACAGATGAAAAATTTAAAATCTTTCAAGAAAGGATTGGCTATACATTTACAAATACAAAGCTTTTGAAACAGGCTTTTACGCATTCATCATATGTGAATGAGCATCGCAAAAAACCCTATGAAGATAATGAACGTCTTGAATTCCTTGGAGATGCAGTTCTAGAATTGACTGTTTCTCAATTCCTTTATAAAAAATATCCTTTAATGAGTGAGGGAGAACTGACAAAACTTCGAGCAGCCATTGTTTGCGAGCCTTCATTAGTGACATTTGCAAACGAACTGAAGTTTGGAGATGTCGTCATGCTGGGCAAAGGGGAAGAAATGACAGGAGGAAGAATGCGTCCTGCTTTGTTGGCGGATGTTTTCGAGGCCTTTATTGGGGCGTTATTCCTGGATCAAGGGTTAGATACCGTAATAGGGTTTTTGGAAAAAGTCGTTTTTCCAAAAGTAGATGCTGGTGCTTTTTCTCATGTGATGGATTTTAAAAGTCAATTGCAAGAGTTTGTACAAAAAGATGGTGCAGGCATGCTTGAATATGTGGTACTGCACGAAAGAGGACCTGCTCATAGCCGGGAATTTGTATCACGTGTTACATTAAACGGCCTAGAACTGGGCGAAGGAGCCGGCAGGTCTAAGAAAGAAGCAGAGCAGCATGCAGCCCAGATAGCCTTAAGCAAACTGAAAGAGAAACAATAA
- the plsX gene encoding phosphate acyltransferase PlsX translates to MKIAIDAMGGDHAPKEIVLGVNKAIKAFNDIEVTLYGDQHQIKQYLVEDPRVKIIHTEEVIEATDEPVRAVRRKKNSSMVLMAQSVADGVSDACISAGNTGALMAAGLFVVGRIEGIERPALSSVFPTMDVQGVVMLDLGANADAKAEHLVQYAIMGSIFAEKVRGIENPKVGLLNIGTEEKKGNELTKKTFELLKEADINFIGNVESRDILKRPADVIVTDGFTGNMVLKTIEGTASSLFSMIKKVLMSNLKTKIAAGMIKSDLQGLKGLMDYTEYGGSGLFGLKAPVIKAHGSSNANAIYHSVRQARDMVNHQVVDKIKNAVSKNEME, encoded by the coding sequence ATGAAAATAGCTATAGATGCTATGGGAGGGGACCATGCTCCCAAAGAAATTGTATTGGGTGTCAATAAAGCGATAAAGGCATTTAATGATATTGAAGTAACCCTATATGGGGATCAGCACCAAATCAAGCAATATTTAGTAGAGGATCCCAGGGTTAAAATTATACATACAGAAGAAGTAATAGAAGCGACCGATGAGCCGGTACGTGCAGTGCGAAGAAAGAAAAATTCCTCCATGGTATTAATGGCACAATCCGTTGCGGATGGCGTATCTGATGCTTGTATCTCTGCAGGCAATACAGGAGCTTTGATGGCAGCGGGCTTGTTTGTCGTAGGCCGTATTGAGGGGATTGAAAGGCCTGCTTTGTCTTCGGTTTTCCCTACAATGGATGTGCAAGGAGTAGTCATGCTGGATCTCGGAGCGAATGCAGACGCGAAGGCAGAGCATCTTGTTCAGTATGCTATTATGGGTTCAATTTTCGCGGAGAAAGTCCGTGGAATTGAAAATCCCAAAGTGGGACTTTTAAATATTGGAACTGAGGAGAAAAAAGGGAATGAATTAACGAAAAAAACCTTTGAACTCCTAAAAGAAGCAGATATTAATTTTATTGGAAATGTTGAATCAAGGGATATTCTAAAAAGGCCTGCGGATGTCATTGTAACAGATGGATTTACAGGTAACATGGTATTAAAAACGATTGAAGGTACAGCCTCCTCCCTGTTTTCCATGATTAAAAAGGTCTTAATGAGCAATTTAAAAACAAAGATTGCTGCAGGAATGATTAAATCTGACCTACAAGGACTCAAAGGGCTCATGGATTATACGGAATATGGCGGTTCGGGGCTGTTTGGCCTCAAGGCGCCAGTTATTAAAGCGCATGGTTCTTCGAATGCTAATGCAATTTACCATTCAGTGCGTCAGGCGCGTGACATGGTTAATCACCAAGTAGTAGATAAAATTAAAAATGCTGTATCTAAAAACGAAATGGAATGA
- the spoVM gene encoding stage V sporulation protein SpoVM — MKFYTIKLPKFLGGIVRAMLGTFKKE, encoded by the coding sequence ATGAAATTTTATACCATTAAATTGCCTAAATTCCTGGGTGGAATTGTACGTGCTATGCTGGGGACATTCAAAAAAGAATAG
- the recG gene encoding ATP-dependent DNA helicase RecG — protein sequence MEKNLNVPVTLLKGIGQEAEANLAVMGIYTIGDLLDHFPYRYEDYRLRDLMDVKHDEKITVEGKVQSEPSLVFYSKKRSRLTVRLLVGRHLIKAMFFNQPYLKKKMNINDFLTVTGKWDQHRQTITAQEATVGPYTKPAEFEPVYSVKGSLSVKNLRRYIKTAFETYGNQIEETLPEDLQEKYKLVDRQQAVRIMHFPASQDEVKHARRRFVYEEFLSFQLKMQALRKFERENSKGIPQKYNLKKVKAFIASLPFPLTNAQKRVVNEISADLKSPFRMNRLLQGDVGSGKTVVAAIALYSTITAGYQGALMVPTEILAEQHADSLDHLLSPQGVNVALLTSSVKGKARKELLSRLKSGEIDLLIGTHALIQDDVEFQKLGLVITDEQHRFGVNQRRILREKAQNPDVLFMTATPIPRTLAITAFGEMDVSIIDEMPAGRKIIETYWVKQEMLERVLGFVEKELSQGRQAYVICPLIEESDKLDVQNAIDVHDMLAIHYSGRYQVGLMHGRLRNDEKEEVMKSFSQNHTHILVSTTVVEVGVNVPNATIMVIYDAERFGLSQLHQLRGRVGRGSDQSYCILMADPKTDVGKERMKIMTETNDGFVLSEKDLELRGPGDFFGKKQSGMPEFKVADIIHDYRALEIARQDAAVLINQEDFWGNPKYSALRKSIEESGVLSGEKLD from the coding sequence GTGGAAAAGAATTTAAATGTACCCGTCACTCTGCTCAAAGGAATAGGACAGGAAGCGGAAGCGAATCTCGCAGTCATGGGTATTTACACGATTGGGGATTTATTGGATCATTTCCCTTATCGATATGAAGACTATCGTTTGCGTGATTTAATGGATGTAAAGCACGATGAAAAAATAACAGTGGAGGGGAAGGTTCAAAGCGAGCCTTCTCTTGTCTTTTATAGTAAAAAGCGATCGCGTCTGACGGTTCGCCTTTTGGTTGGAAGGCATCTAATTAAGGCGATGTTTTTTAACCAGCCATACTTAAAGAAAAAAATGAATATTAATGATTTCCTTACAGTTACAGGGAAATGGGATCAGCACAGGCAGACCATTACAGCCCAGGAAGCTACTGTAGGGCCGTATACAAAACCTGCTGAATTTGAACCGGTTTATTCTGTTAAAGGCAGCCTATCAGTAAAGAATCTAAGGCGTTACATTAAAACTGCCTTTGAAACGTATGGTAATCAAATCGAAGAAACGCTCCCTGAGGATTTGCAGGAAAAATATAAGTTAGTCGATCGCCAGCAGGCGGTAAGAATTATGCATTTTCCAGCTTCACAGGATGAAGTGAAGCATGCCCGGAGACGATTCGTCTATGAAGAGTTTTTATCTTTTCAGCTGAAAATGCAGGCGTTGAGGAAATTTGAAAGGGAAAATTCAAAGGGAATCCCACAAAAGTATAATTTAAAAAAAGTGAAAGCATTTATAGCTTCATTGCCTTTTCCATTAACAAATGCACAGAAGCGGGTTGTAAATGAAATTTCGGCAGACTTAAAATCTCCCTTTCGCATGAATCGTCTTTTGCAGGGGGATGTAGGATCAGGAAAAACAGTAGTGGCTGCCATTGCGTTATACTCAACCATTACCGCGGGATATCAAGGAGCTTTAATGGTTCCTACAGAAATCCTTGCAGAGCAGCATGCAGACTCGCTTGATCACCTTTTATCGCCCCAGGGCGTCAATGTAGCTCTATTAACCAGCTCTGTAAAGGGAAAAGCAAGAAAAGAACTCCTATCCCGACTTAAAAGTGGAGAAATTGATCTCCTAATCGGCACACATGCCTTAATACAGGACGATGTTGAATTTCAAAAGCTTGGCCTTGTCATTACCGATGAACAGCATCGGTTTGGAGTAAATCAGAGAAGGATATTGAGAGAGAAGGCGCAAAATCCTGATGTTCTCTTCATGACAGCAACCCCGATTCCTAGAACACTTGCGATAACAGCTTTTGGGGAAATGGACGTTTCGATTATTGATGAGATGCCTGCTGGACGCAAAATAATAGAGACCTATTGGGTAAAGCAGGAAATGCTTGAACGGGTTCTAGGGTTTGTGGAAAAAGAACTTTCTCAAGGAAGACAAGCCTATGTAATTTGCCCTCTGATAGAGGAATCGGACAAATTGGATGTGCAAAATGCCATTGATGTACACGATATGCTGGCTATCCATTATTCTGGAAGATATCAGGTAGGTTTAATGCATGGAAGATTACGGAATGATGAAAAAGAGGAAGTAATGAAATCCTTTAGCCAAAATCATACTCATATCCTAGTTTCAACAACCGTTGTTGAAGTGGGAGTAAACGTTCCAAATGCAACCATAATGGTAATCTATGATGCCGAGCGTTTCGGTCTGTCACAGCTCCACCAGCTAAGGGGGAGGGTTGGCAGGGGAAGTGATCAGTCTTACTGTATTTTGATGGCAGATCCGAAAACTGATGTTGGAAAAGAAAGAATGAAAATTATGACAGAGACAAACGATGGGTTTGTTTTAAGTGAAAAGGACCTCGAACTTAGAGGGCCGGGAGATTTTTTTGGGAAAAAGCAAAGCGGAATGCCTGAGTTTAAAGTGGCGGATATTATCCATGATTATCGAGCGCTTGAAATAGCTCGCCAAGATGCTGCTGTTCTTATTAACCAGGAGGATTTTTGGGGAAATCCGAAATATTCCGCTTTAAGGAAATCGATTGAGGAATCCGGAGTATTAAGTGGTGAAAAGCTAGATTAA
- the sdaAB gene encoding L-serine ammonia-lyase, iron-sulfur-dependent subunit beta codes for MKYKSVFDIIGPVMIGPSSSHTAGAARIGRVARNLFGRQPAWAKISLYGSFAKTYKGHGTDVAITGGLLDFDTFDERIISALDIAKDQGMDIVFIEEDAVPEHPNTAKIIIGDEDGEMELVGISIGGGKIEITELNGFQLRLSGHHPAILVVHNDRFGAIAAVSNVLSKYELNIGHMEVSRKEKGQMALMTIEVDQNIDEVVLQEIQKLPNIIQVARVVD; via the coding sequence ATGAAATATAAAAGTGTATTTGACATCATTGGTCCAGTTATGATTGGCCCGTCGAGTTCACATACTGCAGGTGCAGCAAGAATTGGCCGTGTTGCTCGAAATTTATTTGGAAGGCAGCCTGCTTGGGCAAAGATTTCTTTATATGGGTCATTTGCCAAAACGTACAAAGGCCATGGAACAGATGTAGCGATAACAGGCGGTTTACTGGACTTTGATACTTTTGATGAACGAATAATATCTGCCTTGGATATTGCAAAAGATCAAGGCATGGATATTGTCTTTATTGAAGAAGATGCGGTACCTGAGCATCCAAATACAGCCAAAATAATAATTGGGGACGAAGATGGAGAAATGGAGCTTGTGGGAATATCCATTGGCGGCGGAAAAATCGAGATTACCGAACTGAATGGATTTCAGTTAAGGCTTTCTGGTCACCATCCTGCCATTCTTGTCGTTCATAATGATCGTTTTGGGGCAATTGCCGCCGTATCTAATGTTCTATCAAAATATGAATTAAACATAGGGCATATGGAAGTATCACGTAAGGAAAAAGGACAGATGGCGTTAATGACGATAGAAGTTGATCAAAATATAGACGAAGTCGTTTTACAGGAGATACAAAAACTGCCTAATATCATTCAGGTGGCTCGGGTTGTTGATTAA
- the fapR gene encoding transcription factor FapR — MRIQKKERQYHLQEKIKKNPFITDEELAEHFNVSVQTIRLDRMELSIPELRERIKNVAEKRFDDEVRALPIEEVIGEVIDIELDESAISIFDVKKEHVFKRNSIARGHHLFAQANSLAVAVINDELALTAKANIHFTRPVKEGERVIAKAKVLKPNPDHGRSIVEVISHVGKDMVFKGDFEMYRNSKAEEE; from the coding sequence GTGAGAATTCAAAAAAAAGAACGGCAGTATCATTTGCAAGAAAAAATAAAGAAAAATCCTTTTATTACAGATGAGGAGCTTGCTGAACATTTCAATGTAAGTGTTCAAACGATTCGCTTGGACCGCATGGAGCTATCGATACCTGAGCTGCGGGAGCGAATCAAGAATGTAGCGGAAAAGAGATTCGACGATGAAGTCAGGGCTCTCCCTATTGAGGAAGTGATAGGAGAGGTAATTGATATTGAATTGGACGAAAGTGCAATTTCCATTTTCGATGTAAAAAAAGAGCACGTATTTAAGCGGAATTCAATTGCCCGGGGGCACCATCTATTTGCTCAAGCAAACTCTCTTGCAGTAGCAGTTATCAATGATGAATTGGCTTTAACGGCAAAAGCGAACATCCATTTTACCAGACCAGTTAAAGAAGGTGAGCGGGTCATCGCTAAAGCGAAGGTACTTAAGCCAAATCCGGATCATGGGCGCTCCATAGTTGAAGTGATCAGTCATGTAGGCAAGGACATGGTTTTTAAGGGTGATTTTGAAATGTATCGGAATAGTAAAGCGGAAGAAGAATAA
- the fabD gene encoding ACP S-malonyltransferase produces MGKIAFVFPGQGSQTVGMGQSIAEASPEAKGIFEKADSRLGYSLSNITFNGPQEELTLTTNAQPALLTTSIAILKVFSESGIQADYTAGHSLGEYTALVASEAIKFEDAVYAVHKRGQYMEEAVPNGEGTMAAILGMDREALQEVTQQISEQGHPVQLANLNCPGQIVISGARKGVELACELAKEKGAKRALPLQVSGPFHSELMKPAAEKFKAELASIQIQDAEIPVIANVTADILTNAKEISEKLIEQLYSPVLWEDSVKKMIELGVDTFVEVGPGKVLSGLVKKVDRSVNTYAVQDLDSCKEVIKAIKGE; encoded by the coding sequence ATGGGGAAAATAGCATTTGTTTTTCCGGGACAAGGATCACAGACAGTTGGGATGGGCCAATCCATTGCAGAGGCAAGCCCAGAGGCAAAAGGGATTTTTGAAAAAGCTGACAGCCGTCTGGGGTACTCATTATCCAATATCACCTTTAATGGCCCTCAGGAAGAATTAACGCTAACAACAAATGCACAGCCGGCTCTTTTAACTACAAGTATTGCAATCCTTAAGGTTTTTTCGGAGTCAGGTATTCAAGCAGATTATACTGCAGGCCATAGTCTTGGGGAATATACTGCTCTTGTTGCTTCAGAAGCTATCAAGTTTGAAGATGCAGTATATGCCGTCCATAAGCGGGGACAGTACATGGAAGAGGCGGTTCCAAATGGAGAAGGCACAATGGCGGCAATACTAGGAATGGACAGAGAAGCTCTCCAGGAAGTAACACAGCAGATTTCTGAACAGGGACATCCGGTTCAGCTCGCTAATTTAAATTGTCCTGGACAAATTGTTATTTCCGGTGCAAGAAAGGGTGTAGAGCTTGCATGTGAACTGGCTAAGGAAAAAGGCGCAAAAAGAGCTCTTCCGCTGCAGGTGAGCGGGCCTTTCCATTCAGAACTTATGAAGCCAGCTGCTGAAAAATTCAAAGCAGAGCTTGCGTCCATACAAATTCAGGATGCAGAAATTCCAGTCATTGCAAATGTTACGGCAGATATTTTGACAAATGCAAAAGAGATTAGTGAAAAACTGATAGAACAACTTTATTCTCCTGTTCTGTGGGAGGATTCTGTCAAAAAGATGATTGAACTGGGAGTCGATACTTTTGTCGAAGTAGGTCCTGGAAAAGTTCTTTCCGGACTAGTGAAAAAAGTGGACAGATCAGTCAATACTTATGCCGTGCAGGATTTAGACAGCTGTAAGGAAGTCATTAAAGCGATTAAAGGGGAATAA
- a CDS encoding Asp23/Gls24 family envelope stress response protein: protein MSIEMKTTYGQIDISNDVIATIAGGAAVDCYGIVGMASKSQIKDGITDILRKENFSRGVIVRQENDEVHIDMYIIVGYGTKISEIAHNVQSKVKYTLDKTIGLSVESINIYVQGVRVTNP from the coding sequence ATGTCCATTGAAATGAAAACAACTTATGGTCAAATCGATATATCAAATGATGTAATTGCCACTATTGCCGGCGGTGCAGCTGTTGATTGCTATGGCATTGTGGGGATGGCTTCAAAAAGCCAGATTAAAGACGGGATAACCGACATTTTACGTAAAGAAAATTTCTCTCGGGGTGTCATTGTTCGCCAGGAAAACGATGAAGTCCATATCGATATGTATATTATTGTGGGGTATGGAACGAAGATATCTGAAATAGCTCATAATGTTCAATCAAAGGTGAAATACACTTTGGATAAGACCATTGGTTTATCTGTTGAATCAATAAATATCTACGTTCAAGGAGTTCGTGTAACGAACCCCTAG